The Microplitis demolitor isolate Queensland-Clemson2020A chromosome 9, iyMicDemo2.1a, whole genome shotgun sequence genomic sequence tgattttgaaaggCGACAAGTATGTATCTCAAAGACGATACACTACCCAAAACAGCTACTTGACACGGTAAACCAAGAACTATCTGCCCGGATTCAGGAAGACTCTATTTTGCTCACCATCAATCAAGCTGTCTATGATGCTGCTTCCTCACTCTTACCTCCAGCgaggagaaatatttcttctcctgaggcaaagatgagagggcgcattgggcagctgtcactaaagattgatgatctccggaaacatgtctcccgcattcagtgtgtgattgagtatgtaaatgcacgtaaagcatttacatccaaagtccgccgcattgcggctggactacgctatcagcatcacacactgaataaggagaatcttcttaatatcaaagaaggttcccttaacaggttgcgggctctagtgactgctaaaaagtcactagagaaaaagctgaagcggcttaccgataactctttgtttcggttaagtccttcacgctttctgacacctaagacatctgtttctggcgattccccatccatcgagcaagtagaagctttctggtccgagttgtatggtgatcaaccgaacgtgaatcgtgacactccagctctcaacgacttcgaagcattttgtcgacaacatcgcaacgacaatgctgatgaagagagccccgaagtcagcgtggaagaagttcgttcagctctgaacaatggtaagaactgggctgctccgggtccagatggcattaacctattttggtggaagaaattaacttctacccatagtcatctggcccggatttttacagcgttcatcagaggtaatgaaccaattccatgctggcttgtagaagggcgaaccgtgctcatcccaaagaaaggagacttgtctgacccgaaaaactacatgcctatcacctgtttgaatgcggtttataagattttcaccaaaatcttgaataatcgcattctgcaggagatagaccctgtatggcagcagatatacgaacaacgtgacagtaaaagaggcctgtcaggttgcaaagagaatctgttagtggatcgttgtgtcattcaagacgcgatctgctatcagcgcaacctgtcaatggcctggattgactaccgcaaggcatttgactcaacatctcatgagcttattctctttttgctcaaatgcctTGGGGTCAATCGCGATACAGTGGGATGCATTCGGCGTACGATGCAGCTTTGGCGAACACGGTTCCACATTTCATGTGGCAACGACAAACGTGTAACCGAAGCTGTACAGTACAAACGAGGAGTCTTTCAGGGAGATTCTCTGAGCCCTCTGCTGCTTTGTATCTCATTGCTGCCAATATCTGTTGCGCTACGCCGCACCCGTGGATACTCAGTGGGTCCATCAAATGATCGAAAGTATTCGAtcacccacttactctacatggatgatctgaaggtgtatgcttctgatgaggaacaccttcagacagccttgaatattgtaggggagtatacccgggatgttggcatggcttttgggttggacaagtgcgcggtcgttaatctggtgaagggtaagtgttctgatgtgcgtgaggatatcgagttagtagatgggagcgtcattgaccatcttgacgccggagagtcgtacaaatatctagggattgacgggagtcctatgcaggacgcctcgaaaatcaaaacgactctctgcagcgagtatgtgcggagactccggaaaatctggtcatcagaactttccgggaaaaacaaagtctctgcaacaaatatgcttgctgtcccggtactcctctactctttcggtgttctgaaatgggcccgaaaagaactcagagatctcgatatcaagacacgcaaagtcatgaatatgaatcggagcatgcaccctaaatcctccatcaccagattatacctttcccggcacatcggagggagaggtttacagagcttggagtgtctacacgatcgtttggttttgggtataacatacgaggttgtcaatttcactgcagatgaaaacgacttccttatgcaaattgttcatagtcatgagaataggcataagggaacgtttttatataaggcagcaatctacgcggcaaaatccctcggtcttggaagagtaaaccctcttatcgaactccctaaggaggaatttaagagggtcatcagcaatgctgagcaacaaaaactgctcagcacacatatggacaagtccatgcacagcgtgttctttaaacacgtgcgtgaacatggcttgtccgagcagctgacgttttccttcctcaggtcagctggcctgatgtctgagaccgaaggatatatttttgcctgccaagatggtgttatcaatactcttgaataccgtgctaaagtgctccagatgcagctacccgacactttgtgtagggtgtgtaagcaacatcctgagacgcttatgcatctgttgtcagcatgtcctgtgctggcaagaaatgcatatgtccagcgtcacaatgctgctctgcgagtactttactaccacctaagacatactcacggtatcgataaaacaccagtgctgccttatctgccaggagatattccgcaagttgttgagaatgaccgttgccgtatttattggaacgtgccattcgcaacaacgcggaaaatcgatcacaataaacctgatattgtgctctttgataaaaccgctcgtgacatttatgttatcgagttctcagcacctgctgagtataacatcacggttaaagaaaggcacaaacacgaaatatatcaggatctcctgtttgatattggcaaactctacccaggctaccgtgtcaagcttgtcgtacttattgttggcgtcctaggagggatgaaacagacttttgtgtctgcattggctaaaatcccaacttgttctccgcaagttgagtttttggcatcgcggatgcaaaaggctgttattctcggatccctccgtctcctaaggcaacgaaacttggcctgctgcgcatgctgatcatcttgttgatgaagcatcgcagcagtaatgatttggcgctcaggtgaggccctcggtagagtcggactaccggggataaccccctgagcatttaactaaaaaaaaagaaataataataataattattattattattattatcattataataataataatagtaataataataataataattataatgattataataataataataataataataataataataataataataataataataataataattataataataataataataataataataataataataataataataataataataataataataataataataataataataaaaataataataattataataatcataataataataataataataataataataataataataataataataataataataataataataataataataataataataataataataataataataataattattattattattattattattattattattattattatcattataataataataatagtaataataataataataattataataattataataataataataataataataataataataataataataataataataattataataattataataataataataataataataataataattataataataataataataataataataaaaataataataataataataataataataataataataataataataataataattataataataataataataattataataattataaaaataataataataataataataattataataataataattattattataataataataataattataattataataataataataataataatagtaataataataataataataataataataataataataataataataataataataataataataataataataataataataataataataataataataataataataataataataataattataattataataatgataattataataataataataataataataataattattattattattattatttttattattattatcattataataataataatagtaataataataataataattataataattataataataataataataataataataataataataataataataataataataataataataataataataataataataataataataataataataataattattattattattatgattatcattataataataataatagtaataataataataataattataataattataataataataataataataataataataataataataataataataataataataataataataataataataataataataataataataataataataataataataataataaaaataataataataataataataataataataataataataataataataataataataataataataataataataataataataataataataataataatagtaataataataataataataataataataataattataataataataataataataataataataataataataataataataataattataattataattataattataattataataataataataataataataataataataataataataattataataattataataataataataataataataataataataataattataataattataataataataataataataataataataatcataataataataataataataataataataataataataataataataataataataataataataataataataataataataataataataatattaataataataataataataataataacaataataataataataataataataataataataataataataataataataataataataataataataataataatattaataataataataataataataataataataataataataataataataataataattataattataataatgataattataataataataataataataataataataataataattattattattattattattattattattattattattattattattattatcattataataataataatagtaataataataataataattataataattataataataataataataataataataataataataataataattataataataataataataataataataataataataataataataataataataataataataaaaataataataataataataataataataataataataattataataattataaaaataataataataataataataataataataataataataataataataataataataataataataataataataataataataataataataataataataataataataaaaataataataataataataattataataataataataatagtaataataataacaataataataataataatgataataataataataataataataatagtaaaaataataataataattataataataattataattataataattataataataataataataataattataataataataataataataataataataataataataataataataattataataattgtaataataataataataattattattattattataataataattataataattataataataataataataataataataataataataataataataataataataataattataattataatataataataataataataataataataataataataataataataataataataataataataataataattataattataattataattataataataataataataataataattataattataattataattataataattataataataataataaaaataataataattataattataataataataataataataataattttaataataataataatagtaataataacgcCCGCGGTGCATGTTGTGCGGCCAGCGGGGGTCTTATTTACCCCGTGGCGCATCGTGGGCAATGTAGGCTGGCCTCCCATCTGCTGGCCTACCAATCGCACAACAAACTTTACGTTGGGTTAACTCCCCAACGTAAAGTAATACTGAGTTCAAGACAATACTGAACCAGGAAGTGCTCCCCACAACCTGCCCTTCTCGGATGAGGGCAACCCACTAGCTGGGCGGAGTACCGAGATTCCGAACGATGACGACCTTGGCGAACAACGGACTGCATTTAGGTGGACGGAGGAATTACGAGCCGATCTCTTGATGTGCTATAATAACAGTGAACCGGAGCGGAGAGGCTACATGGCGAGGATGCATGCTCTCTGGAGCAATATGCATCCTAACTACAGCCATCTGTCACAACAACATCTCCGAGACTATGCCTCTCATCTCCGGCGAACACGGAGATCACTGTTAATGAACAGACGATTATCTCATCGTCTGTCTTTTCCAGCACAGTTACATCAAGAGAGACGCCGTTCTTCTGAAGACGCtgacaatgattttgaaaggCGACAAGTATGTATCTCAAAGAAGATACACTACCCAAAACAGCTACTTGACACGGTAAACCAAGAACTATCTGCCCGGATTCAGGAAGACTCTATTTTGCTCACCATCAATCAAGCTGTCTATGATGCTGCTTCCTCACTCTTACCTCCAGCgaggagaaatatttcttctcctgaggcaaagatgagagggcgcattgggcagctgtcactaaagattgatgatctccggaaacatgtctcccgcattcagtgtgtgattgagtatgtaaatgcacgtaaagcatttacatccaaagtccgccgcattgcggctggactacgctatcagcatcacacactgaataaagaaaatcttcttaatatcaaagaaggttcccttaacaggttgcgggctctagtgactgctaaaaagtcactagagaaaaagctgaagcggcttaccgataactctttgtttcggttaagtccttcacgctttctgacacctaagacatctgtttctggcgattccccatccatcgagcaagtagaaactttctggtccgagttgtatggtgatcaaccgaacgtgaatcgtgacactccagctctcaacgacttcgaagcattttgtcgacaacatcgcaacgacaatgctgatgaagagagccccgaagtcagcgtggaagaagttcgttcagctctgaacaatggtaagaactgggctgctccgggtccagatggcattaacctattttggtggaagaaattaacttctacccatagtcatctggcccggatttttacagcgttcatcagaggtaatgaaccaattccatgctggcttgtagaagggcgaaccgtgctcatcccaaagaaaggagacttgtctgacccgaaaaactacaggcctatcacctgtttgaatgcggtttataagattttcaccaaaatcttgaataatcgcattctgcaggagatagaccctgtatggcagcagatatacgaacaacgtggcagtaaaagaggcctgtcaggttgcaaagagaatctgttagtggatcgttgtgtcattcaagacgcgatctgctatcagcgcaacctgtcaatggcctggattgactaccgcaaggcatttgactcaacatctcatgagcttattctctttttgctcaaatgccttggggtcaatcgcgatacagtgggatgcattcggcgtacgatgcagctttggcgaacacggttccacatttcatgtggcaacgacaaacgtgtaaccgaagctgtacagtacaaacgaggagtctttcagggagattctctgagccctctgctgttttgtatctcactgctgccaatatctgttgcgctacgccgcacccgtggatactcagtgggtccatcaaatgatcgaaagtattcgatcacccacttactctacatggatgatctgaaggtgtatgcttctgatgaggaacaccttcagacagccttgaatattgtaggggagtatacccgggatgttggcatggcttttgggttggacaagtgcgcggtcgttaatctggtgaagggtaagtgttctgatgtgcgtgaggatatcgagttagtagatgggagcgtcattgaccatcttgacgccggagagtcgtacaaatatctagggattgacgggagtcctatgcaggacgcctcgaaaatcaaaacgactctctgcagcgagtatgtgcggagactccggaaaatctggtcatcagaactttccgggaaaaacaaagtctctgcaacaaacatgcttgctgtcccggtactcctctactctttcggtgttctgaaatgggcccgaaaagaactcagagatctcgatatcaagacacgcaaagtcatgaatatgaatcggagcatgcaccctaaatcctccatcaccagattatacctttcccggcacatcggagggagaggtttacagagcttggagtgtctac encodes the following:
- the LOC128668548 gene encoding probable cyclin-dependent serine/threonine-protein kinase DDB_G0292550, which translates into the protein NNNNKNNNNNNNNNNNNNNNNNNYNNNNNNYNNYKNNNNNNNNYNNNNYYYNNNNNYNYNNNNNNNSNNNNNNNNNNNNNNNNNNNNNNNNNNNNNNNNNNNNNNNNNNNNNNNNNNNNNNNNNNNNNNNNNNNNNNNNYYYYYDYHYNNNNSNNNNNNYNNYNNNNNNNNNNNNNNNNNNNNNNNNNNNNNNNNNNNNNNKNNNNNNNNNNNNNNNNNNNNNNNNNNNNNNNNNNSNNNNNNNNNNNYNNNNNNNNNNNNNNNNNYNYNYNYNYNNNNNNNNNNNNNNYNNYNNNNNNNNNNNNYNNYNNNNNNNNNNHNNNNNNNNNNNNNNNNNNNNNNNNNNNNNNNINNNNNNNNNNNNNNNNNNNNNNNNNNNNNNNNNNNINNNNNNNNNNNNNNNNNNNYNYNNDNYNNNNNNNNNNNYNNYKNNNNNNNNNNNNNNNNYNYNNNNNNNNNYNNNNNSNNNNNNNNNNNNNNNNNNNNNNNNNNNNNYNYNYNNNNNNNNNNNNNNNNNNYNYNYNYNYNYNYNYNNYNNNNNNNYNNNNNNNNYNNNNNNNNNNNNNNNNNNYNNNNNNYNNNNNNNNNNNNNNNNNNNNNNNNNNYNNYNNNNNNYYNNNNNNNNNNYNNNNNNYNNNNNNNNNNNNNNNNNNNNNNNYNNYNNNNNYNNNNNNNNNNNNNNNNNNNNNNNNNNNNYNNNNNSKNNNNSNNNNNNNNNNNNNNNNNNNNNNNNNNNNNNNNNNNNNNNNNSNNNNNNNNNNNNNNNNNN